The proteins below are encoded in one region of Paenarthrobacter ilicis:
- a CDS encoding replication-associated recombination protein A has product MEDLFGAGAVDDDESEDLPAATQSLRGPSDAHWMASQRSPLAVRMRPRTLDDVVGQQHLLGMGSPLRQLAAGAEAAGPAGPSSVILWGPPGTGKTTLAHVIARGPGRKFVELSAITAGVKDVRRVMDEALTARDLYKKTTVLFLDEIHRFNKAQQDALLPGVENRWVVLVAATTENPSFSVVSPLLSRSLLLTLKPLTDEDISGLLQKAVADARGLAGRVSLSEEALDHLVRLSGGDARRALTALEAAAGVAFGDVDQAPDGGDEAPDGGDGDEAPDTPVLVELRHTERALDAAAVRYDRAGDQHYDVASAFIKSIRGSDVDAALHYLARMLEAGEDPRFVARRIVISAAEDIGMADPTALQTAVAAAQAVQLIGMPEGRIVLAEAVVHLATAPKSNAAYMGLNKAVADVRAGFGGGIPMHLRDAHYPGAKQLGHGKSYKYAHDEPHGVAQQQYPPDDLVGKDYYVPTNNGAERDIAARLDRLRRIVRGE; this is encoded by the coding sequence GTGGAAGATCTCTTTGGTGCCGGTGCAGTCGACGACGACGAGTCAGAGGATCTGCCTGCCGCCACGCAATCCCTCCGGGGACCCTCGGATGCCCACTGGATGGCCTCCCAGCGCAGCCCGTTGGCCGTTCGGATGCGGCCACGTACCCTGGACGACGTCGTGGGCCAACAGCATTTGCTGGGCATGGGCTCTCCACTCCGGCAACTGGCCGCCGGTGCTGAAGCGGCCGGACCCGCCGGCCCCAGTTCGGTGATCCTGTGGGGGCCACCAGGAACCGGAAAGACAACCCTGGCGCACGTGATCGCGCGGGGCCCCGGCAGGAAGTTCGTTGAATTGTCGGCTATCACGGCCGGGGTCAAGGACGTCCGGCGGGTCATGGACGAAGCCCTGACGGCACGCGACCTCTACAAGAAAACCACGGTGCTTTTCCTGGACGAGATCCATCGTTTCAACAAAGCACAACAGGACGCCTTGCTGCCCGGCGTTGAGAACCGCTGGGTGGTGCTGGTGGCCGCCACCACCGAGAACCCGTCGTTCTCGGTGGTGTCGCCCCTGCTGTCGCGGTCACTGCTGCTGACGCTGAAGCCACTGACGGATGAGGACATTTCGGGTTTGCTGCAGAAGGCCGTGGCGGACGCGCGGGGCCTTGCCGGACGGGTTTCCTTGAGCGAGGAAGCGCTGGATCATTTGGTCCGTTTGTCCGGAGGTGATGCACGCAGGGCATTGACGGCCTTGGAAGCCGCTGCGGGAGTCGCCTTCGGTGACGTTGACCAAGCCCCCGACGGCGGTGACGAAGCCCCCGACGGCGGTGACGGTGATGAAGCCCCCGACACTCCCGTGCTGGTGGAACTCCGCCACACGGAACGGGCCCTTGATGCTGCTGCTGTCCGCTATGACCGTGCCGGTGACCAGCATTATGACGTGGCCAGTGCGTTCATCAAGTCCATCAGGGGCTCGGACGTGGACGCCGCCCTGCACTACCTGGCCCGCATGCTCGAAGCCGGCGAGGACCCGAGGTTCGTGGCTCGGCGCATTGTGATTTCCGCGGCGGAGGACATTGGCATGGCCGATCCCACGGCTTTGCAGACCGCTGTGGCAGCGGCCCAGGCCGTGCAGCTGATCGGGATGCCGGAGGGCCGGATAGTGCTGGCCGAAGCCGTGGTCCATTTGGCCACCGCCCCCAAGTCCAATGCCGCCTATATGGGGCTGAACAAGGCAGTCGCAGATGTCCGGGCCGGTTTTGGTGGCGGCATCCCCATGCACTTACGCGATGCGCATTATCCGGGGGCCAAGCAATTGGGTCACGGCAAAAGCTACAAATACGCCCATGATGAGCCGCATGGAGTGGCCCAGCAGCAGTACCCGCCTGATGACCTTGTGGGCAAGGACTATTACGTGCCTACCAACAACGGTGCCGAACGGGACATTGCTGCCAGGCTGGACAGGCTTCGCAGGATCGTGCGCGGAGAGTAA
- a CDS encoding Vms1/Ankzf1 family peptidyl-tRNA hydrolase produces the protein MAMVPGPRLSGWVDRFRTSHGAVHSDFHEDNLLLTAADGTTALLKAPWPVDGRPGRGSNDVERLAAMAGQERGLGLVLVRRGGFALAAASGPLILASATGKRHEEAKVTAGQAASLFAGNRIEYIVPGGDRTLVDQVLAHPALKAFAGRTRLALLDVQEPKAANLAKAAADACSVRITVSDPRN, from the coding sequence ATGGCGATGGTTCCCGGCCCGCGGCTGTCCGGGTGGGTTGACCGTTTCAGGACCAGCCACGGTGCCGTCCACTCAGATTTTCACGAAGACAATCTGTTGTTGACCGCTGCAGACGGCACCACTGCCTTGCTGAAGGCACCATGGCCGGTTGATGGGCGTCCGGGGCGGGGCTCCAACGACGTTGAACGCCTTGCCGCCATGGCGGGCCAGGAACGCGGGCTGGGACTGGTGCTGGTGCGGCGGGGCGGTTTCGCCCTGGCAGCCGCGAGCGGGCCCCTGATTTTGGCCTCTGCCACGGGGAAACGGCATGAGGAGGCAAAGGTCACAGCCGGCCAAGCGGCTTCGCTTTTTGCCGGCAACAGGATTGAGTACATTGTGCCCGGCGGAGACCGTACTTTGGTGGATCAGGTGCTGGCGCACCCCGCGCTCAAGGCCTTCGCGGGACGGACCCGGCTGGCCCTGCTGGACGTCCAGGAACCCAAAGCTGCCAATTTGGCCAAGGCTGCCGCCGACGCCTGCTCAGTGCGGATCACGGTCAGCGATCCACGCAACTAG
- a CDS encoding GNAT family N-acetyltransferase codes for MLDQEHLEFLMDRAWPAVESEDTGEWVLRASNGVTQRANSVWPRHAGQTTVQPHISRSVKEASAWYRKRRLPLIFQIVEDHRTAALNAVLDLQGFSRQSETSIMVRGITDLPADGPGAGVELSADPSSEWIDVWWAVDGRGGDAELAVARRILAGCPAVYALVRDDDGVPAAVGRLALVDGWGGIYGMATSLHHRRRGYGSQVLSALLRESAARRLEGLWLLVTQANDGARSLYANAGFVDHGSYLYRQAPLTRGPSGC; via the coding sequence GTGCTGGATCAGGAGCACTTGGAATTTCTCATGGACAGGGCGTGGCCTGCCGTGGAGTCGGAAGACACGGGGGAGTGGGTGCTCCGGGCGTCCAACGGTGTCACCCAACGGGCCAATTCAGTGTGGCCCCGGCACGCGGGGCAGACCACCGTGCAGCCCCACATCAGCCGGTCTGTGAAGGAAGCATCGGCTTGGTACCGCAAACGGCGGTTGCCGCTCATTTTCCAGATCGTCGAGGACCACAGGACGGCTGCGCTGAACGCCGTGTTGGACCTTCAGGGTTTCAGCCGGCAGTCGGAAACCAGCATCATGGTCAGGGGCATCACGGATCTTCCGGCGGACGGCCCGGGCGCGGGTGTTGAGCTCTCGGCCGATCCTTCGTCCGAGTGGATCGACGTGTGGTGGGCCGTCGATGGCCGTGGAGGCGACGCGGAACTCGCCGTCGCCCGCCGCATCCTGGCCGGCTGCCCTGCCGTGTATGCACTGGTGAGGGACGACGACGGCGTTCCCGCCGCCGTCGGACGCCTAGCCTTGGTGGACGGTTGGGGCGGTATCTATGGAATGGCTACCTCGCTACATCATCGGCGCCGCGGTTACGGCTCCCAGGTCCTGTCCGCACTCCTGCGGGAAAGCGCGGCGAGGAGGCTGGAGGGTCTGTGGCTTCTGGTGACCCAGGCGAATGACGGGGCCCGCAGCCTGTATGCCAATGCGGGTTTCGTGGACCACGGAAGCTACTTGTACCGCCAGGCACCGCTGACCCGGGGTCCAAGCGGCTGCTAG
- the aspS gene encoding aspartate--tRNA ligase, protein MLRTHDLGSLRSEHIGQTVTLAGWVGRRRDHGGVAFVDLRDASGVAQVVVREEEVFHGLRNEYVLQVTGTVSKRPEGNENAALATGEIEVIAEDVVILNTSEPLPFQIDEHVEVGEEARLKHRYLDLRRPGPSRNLRLRSEANRIARDILHQRGYVEIETPTLTRSTPEGARDFVVPARLAPGSWYALPQSPQLFKQLLQVGGFEKYYQIARCYRDEDFRADRQPEFTQLDIEASFVDQDDVIELGEAIVKALWQLIDVEIPTPIRRMTYLDAMAKYGSDKPDLRFGVELTELTEFFKDTDFGVFKAPYVGAVVMPGGASQPRRTLDGWQEFAKQRGHKGLAYVLFKEDGELAGPVAKNLTETERAGLADAVGAKPGDCIFFAAGEKSAARALLGAARVEIGHRTGLIDPKDWAFVWIVDAPMFEPAAAAVASGDVAVGGGQWTAVHHAFTSPKPEFLDTFDQDPGSALSYAYDIVCNGNEIGGGSIRIHDREVQERVFQLMGLDKEEAETKFGFLLEGFKYGAPPHGGMAMGWDRVVALLAGVESIRDVIAFPKTGNGYDPLTAAPAPITSQQRKEAGVDFKPEAKPAATPETKSE, encoded by the coding sequence GTGCTGCGCACACATGACCTCGGATCCCTGCGATCCGAGCACATTGGACAAACCGTTACCTTGGCCGGCTGGGTGGGCCGCCGCCGTGATCACGGTGGTGTTGCATTCGTTGACCTGCGTGACGCGTCCGGTGTCGCCCAGGTGGTTGTCCGCGAGGAAGAGGTCTTCCACGGGCTGCGGAACGAGTACGTCCTCCAGGTGACGGGCACCGTCAGCAAGCGTCCTGAAGGCAATGAGAACGCTGCCTTGGCAACCGGGGAGATCGAGGTCATCGCGGAAGACGTGGTGATCCTCAACACTTCCGAGCCGCTTCCCTTCCAGATCGACGAGCACGTTGAAGTCGGCGAGGAAGCACGCCTCAAGCACCGTTACCTGGACCTTCGCCGTCCCGGCCCCTCGCGGAACCTTCGCCTTCGCTCGGAGGCGAACCGCATTGCCCGCGACATCCTCCACCAGCGCGGTTACGTGGAAATCGAAACCCCCACGCTGACGCGTTCGACGCCGGAAGGCGCCCGCGACTTCGTTGTACCGGCACGCCTGGCCCCGGGTTCCTGGTATGCCCTGCCGCAGTCGCCGCAGCTTTTCAAGCAGCTCCTCCAGGTGGGCGGCTTCGAGAAGTACTACCAGATTGCGCGTTGCTACCGTGACGAAGACTTCCGGGCCGACCGCCAGCCCGAATTCACGCAGCTGGACATCGAGGCGAGCTTCGTGGACCAGGACGACGTCATTGAACTCGGCGAAGCCATTGTCAAAGCCCTGTGGCAGCTGATCGACGTCGAGATCCCCACTCCGATCCGCCGCATGACGTACTTGGACGCCATGGCCAAGTACGGATCGGACAAGCCGGACCTCCGGTTCGGTGTTGAGCTGACGGAGCTGACCGAATTCTTCAAGGACACCGACTTCGGCGTGTTCAAGGCTCCGTACGTGGGCGCCGTGGTGATGCCGGGCGGCGCTTCGCAGCCCCGCCGCACGCTGGATGGTTGGCAGGAATTCGCCAAGCAGCGCGGCCACAAGGGCCTGGCTTACGTTCTCTTCAAGGAGGACGGCGAACTTGCCGGCCCCGTTGCCAAGAACCTGACGGAAACCGAGCGTGCAGGCCTCGCCGATGCCGTCGGCGCCAAGCCTGGCGACTGCATCTTCTTCGCCGCCGGAGAGAAATCAGCGGCCCGGGCACTCCTCGGTGCCGCCCGCGTGGAGATCGGCCACCGGACGGGCCTGATCGATCCCAAGGACTGGGCGTTCGTCTGGATCGTGGACGCACCCATGTTCGAGCCGGCTGCAGCCGCTGTAGCCTCGGGCGACGTCGCGGTGGGTGGCGGCCAATGGACGGCTGTGCACCACGCATTCACCTCACCCAAGCCGGAGTTCCTGGACACCTTCGATCAGGACCCGGGATCTGCGTTGTCCTACGCGTACGACATCGTATGCAACGGCAACGAAATCGGCGGCGGTTCCATCCGTATCCACGACCGTGAGGTCCAGGAGCGCGTCTTCCAGCTGATGGGCCTGGACAAGGAAGAGGCCGAGACCAAGTTCGGCTTCCTCCTTGAGGGGTTCAAGTACGGCGCTCCTCCCCACGGCGGCATGGCCATGGGTTGGGACCGTGTGGTGGCCCTCCTCGCCGGGGTTGAGTCCATCCGCGACGTCATTGCCTTCCCCAAGACCGGCAACGGTTATGACCCCTTGACCGCTGCGCCGGCTCCGATTACATCCCAGCAGCGCAAGGAAGCAGGCGTGGACTTCAAGCCGGAAGCCAAGCCTGCTGCCACGCCGGAAACAAAGTCTGAGTAA
- the hisS gene encoding histidine--tRNA ligase has translation MARTASLSGFPEWLPQERLVELHVLDTLRKIFELHGFSSIETRAVETVGQLLRKGEIDKEVYGLSRLQDDDGDAAKSDPNALALHFDLTVPFARYVVENAGYLAFPFRRYQIQKVWRGERPQEGRAREFTQADIDVVGDGELPFRYDVEIALVIAEALSALPIPDFRLRINNRKLAEGFYRGIGLTDTAGVLRSIDKLEKIGEAKVAGLLKSELGATDEQAALALKLATIRTEDTSFVEQVRALGVTDDLLEEGLSELQQVIEAAVQRAPGKVVADLSIARGLDYYTGTVVETVLVGHEQLGSICSGGRYDALASKGNRKFPGVGLSIGVTRLVSRILSQELASASRAVPTAVLVALNTDDSWSAAQDIAAQLRGRGIATEVAAKAEKFGKQIKFADRRGIPFVWFTDDDGKHQVKDIRSGEQVDADPASWTPSDDDLHVRVTTA, from the coding sequence ATGGCACGCACCGCCTCCCTGTCCGGATTCCCCGAGTGGCTTCCCCAGGAGCGGTTGGTGGAGCTTCATGTGCTGGACACCCTCCGCAAGATCTTCGAGCTCCACGGGTTTTCCTCCATTGAAACCAGGGCCGTGGAAACCGTCGGCCAGTTGCTCCGCAAGGGCGAGATCGACAAAGAGGTCTATGGCCTCAGCCGCCTGCAGGATGACGACGGCGATGCTGCGAAGTCTGATCCCAACGCCTTGGCCCTGCACTTTGACCTGACCGTCCCCTTCGCGCGGTATGTGGTGGAGAACGCCGGCTACCTTGCCTTCCCTTTCCGCCGGTACCAGATCCAAAAGGTGTGGCGTGGCGAGCGTCCCCAGGAGGGACGGGCCCGCGAGTTCACCCAGGCCGACATTGACGTAGTGGGAGACGGCGAACTGCCCTTCCGCTATGACGTTGAGATCGCCCTGGTGATCGCCGAGGCACTGAGCGCTTTGCCGATTCCGGACTTCCGCCTCCGGATCAACAACCGAAAGCTGGCCGAGGGTTTCTACCGCGGCATCGGCCTGACGGATACCGCTGGAGTACTGCGCAGCATCGACAAACTCGAGAAAATCGGTGAAGCGAAGGTCGCTGGGCTGCTCAAGAGCGAGCTCGGCGCCACTGATGAGCAAGCAGCCCTCGCCTTGAAGCTGGCCACCATCCGCACCGAGGACACGTCGTTTGTGGAGCAGGTGCGCGCACTGGGCGTGACGGACGATCTTCTGGAGGAGGGCCTCAGTGAGCTGCAGCAAGTGATCGAGGCTGCCGTCCAGCGGGCACCCGGGAAAGTAGTGGCAGACCTCAGCATCGCCCGGGGCCTGGACTACTACACGGGCACGGTTGTTGAGACTGTGCTGGTGGGGCACGAGCAGCTGGGCTCCATCTGTTCGGGAGGCCGGTACGACGCTTTGGCCAGCAAGGGCAACCGCAAGTTCCCCGGCGTCGGACTTTCCATTGGCGTTACCCGCCTGGTCTCCCGCATCCTCAGCCAGGAACTGGCGTCTGCCTCGCGCGCCGTACCCACAGCTGTCCTGGTGGCCCTCAACACCGACGACAGCTGGTCGGCCGCCCAGGACATTGCCGCGCAATTGCGTGGGCGCGGGATAGCCACCGAGGTGGCTGCGAAGGCTGAGAAGTTTGGAAAGCAGATCAAGTTCGCTGACCGACGGGGCATTCCGTTTGTTTGGTTTACCGATGACGACGGCAAACACCAAGTCAAGGACATCCGGTCCGGCGAACAGGTGGACGCCGATCCCGCCAGCTGGACACCGTCCGATGACGATCTCCATGTCAGGGTTACCACCGCCTGA
- a CDS encoding peptidylprolyl isomerase encodes MATRSRDDREAKRRIRQMEAKRALRQEQGKRRTRDNTLAIAAGATAVALAVTLQLTVFSSNPTEAEFAALEAGLSSPSASPAASNSADIPSADTAAGKTFTGQLSLNGGVLDVELNGTAAPQAAAVFKSLADSSYYTGALCHRLTTSETFGLLQCGAKSANGADDANYRWGPLENTPADNKYPAGTIAVARSGNNAYGNGHQFFIVYKDTTIPADSAGGYTVVGKVTSGLDVVTKIAAAGLKPDVTTGDGAPVAPVTIDSFSLK; translated from the coding sequence TTGGCAACAAGGTCGCGGGATGACCGCGAAGCTAAACGGCGCATCAGGCAGATGGAAGCCAAGCGCGCCCTGCGCCAGGAACAGGGCAAGCGGCGCACGCGCGACAACACCTTGGCGATCGCCGCCGGGGCCACTGCCGTTGCCCTGGCGGTCACACTGCAGCTGACGGTTTTCAGCTCCAACCCCACCGAGGCCGAGTTCGCGGCGTTGGAAGCCGGACTGAGCTCGCCAAGCGCCTCCCCCGCTGCCTCCAACAGCGCGGACATCCCCAGCGCGGATACCGCAGCCGGAAAAACCTTTACGGGCCAGCTGTCCCTGAACGGCGGCGTGCTCGACGTCGAACTTAATGGCACCGCCGCTCCACAGGCTGCAGCGGTCTTCAAGTCCCTGGCAGATTCCAGTTACTACACCGGAGCCCTCTGCCACCGCCTGACCACGTCCGAGACATTCGGTCTTCTGCAGTGCGGTGCCAAGTCGGCGAACGGTGCCGATGACGCCAACTACCGCTGGGGCCCCTTGGAAAACACGCCCGCGGACAACAAATACCCGGCCGGAACAATTGCAGTAGCACGGTCCGGCAACAACGCCTACGGAAACGGCCACCAGTTCTTCATTGTTTATAAGGACACCACCATTCCAGCGGATTCAGCCGGTGGCTACACAGTGGTTGGCAAAGTCACCAGCGGCCTCGATGTTGTGACAAAGATCGCCGCTGCGGGCCTTAAACCAGACGTAACCACGGGAGACGGCGCCCCTGTGGCACCTGTCACGATAGACTCGTTTTCTCTGAAGTAA
- a CDS encoding DUF349 domain-containing protein, producing the protein MTDSQKSDETAAVANHEATEAGSSTPAEEAATEPTTADAPAAAEETPAAHEDAPAAESAPSAPRPTPAAVPSPAAFAARPKTPAAVVPAAPAVSAASLAEAAKWGRAEGDGHVFLTIDSEEIAVGQYPGVSPDEALGYFARKFDDIIAQVVLLEHRVESKAPATDMQKTVTHLREQLAERNMVGDIRSAEARLDALSGQIVELEKSEKAAHDAVRANELAAREAIVAEAETIAGQDPAHIQWKTSSARMNELFETWKAAQKSGVRLGRSNEDALWKRFRSARTVFDRHRRAYFSQLDSNNSAAKSAKEALIAEAEALSSSTDWGYAAGEYRRLMDQWKATPRASRKDDDALWGRFRAAQDVFFSNRQAANEQIDQEYTANLAVKEQLVTEAQALLPINDLNAAKKSLQSIRDRWEDAGKVPRADMGRIEAGLRKVEDAVREAEEEKWRRSNPETKARTNSALSQLEAAIAGLKDDLAKAEKAGDQRRIKAAQEALDARQAWLDQIQRSASDLA; encoded by the coding sequence GTGACAGACAGTCAAAAATCCGACGAAACAGCAGCAGTGGCCAACCACGAGGCAACCGAAGCAGGCAGTTCCACCCCTGCAGAAGAAGCAGCCACAGAGCCCACTACGGCCGATGCCCCAGCGGCAGCTGAAGAAACACCAGCAGCCCACGAGGACGCACCCGCAGCTGAGTCAGCTCCTTCCGCTCCCCGGCCGACGCCGGCTGCGGTTCCTTCCCCCGCGGCCTTCGCTGCCCGGCCCAAGACCCCTGCCGCCGTCGTTCCTGCGGCGCCTGCGGTCTCTGCCGCTTCGTTGGCGGAAGCTGCCAAATGGGGCCGCGCAGAGGGCGACGGACACGTATTTCTGACGATCGACAGCGAAGAAATCGCCGTGGGCCAGTACCCGGGCGTCAGCCCTGACGAGGCCTTGGGTTACTTCGCCCGCAAGTTTGACGACATCATTGCGCAGGTGGTTCTCCTGGAACACCGTGTGGAGTCCAAAGCGCCGGCAACGGATATGCAGAAGACCGTGACGCATCTGCGTGAACAGCTTGCGGAACGCAACATGGTGGGCGACATCCGCTCCGCGGAAGCACGACTGGACGCACTTTCCGGCCAGATTGTGGAGTTGGAGAAGTCCGAGAAAGCCGCCCACGACGCGGTGCGGGCAAACGAGCTTGCCGCTCGTGAAGCAATCGTTGCCGAAGCCGAGACCATTGCCGGCCAGGATCCTGCCCACATCCAGTGGAAGACCTCCAGCGCACGGATGAACGAGCTCTTCGAGACGTGGAAGGCCGCCCAGAAGAGCGGCGTACGTCTGGGACGAAGCAACGAGGACGCCCTGTGGAAGAGGTTCCGCTCCGCCCGCACTGTTTTTGACCGTCACCGCCGGGCGTACTTCTCCCAGCTGGACAGCAACAACTCTGCTGCCAAATCTGCCAAGGAAGCGCTGATCGCCGAGGCCGAAGCACTCTCCTCTTCCACGGATTGGGGCTACGCTGCGGGCGAGTACCGCCGGCTCATGGACCAGTGGAAGGCAACACCGCGGGCCAGCCGCAAGGATGACGACGCGTTGTGGGGCCGTTTCCGGGCTGCGCAGGATGTGTTCTTCAGCAACCGCCAGGCTGCCAACGAGCAAATCGACCAGGAATACACCGCCAACCTTGCCGTCAAGGAACAGTTGGTCACGGAGGCCCAGGCGCTCCTGCCCATCAACGACCTCAACGCCGCCAAGAAGAGCCTGCAGTCCATCCGTGACCGCTGGGAAGATGCAGGCAAGGTTCCCCGGGCCGACATGGGTCGCATCGAGGCAGGGCTCCGAAAGGTGGAGGACGCCGTCCGGGAAGCCGAGGAAGAGAAGTGGCGCCGGAGCAACCCTGAAACCAAGGCACGCACCAACAGTGCCCTGTCCCAGCTCGAAGCTGCCATTGCTGGGCTGAAGGACGATCTGGCGAAGGCGGAGAAGGCCGGCGATCAACGCCGCATCAAGGCCGCCCAGGAAGCCCTGGACGCCCGTCAGGCATGGTTGGACCAGATCCAGCGCTCAGCAAGCGACCTCGCGTAG
- a CDS encoding RelA/SpoT family protein: MEERATSAPPAGGDDGRNAVAVPATSVSEKAVEAVPIDTPGVRPTFPGRRERTRSRLARLTGRGVAPYSPILEPLLRTVRANNPKEDFDLIQRAFTVAERSHQGQKRKSGDPYITHPVAVATILAELGMTGTTLAAALLHDTVEDTPYTLNDLTRDFGPEVAMLVDGVTKLDKVSFGEAAQSETVRKMVVAMAKDIRVLMIKLADRLHNARTWRFVSAESSSRKARETLEIFAPLAHRLGMNTIKWELEDLSFAALYPKVYEEIVRMVGDRTPEREKSLSVIRNQIADDLRTSRIKATITGRPKHYYSIYQKMIVRDKDFDDINDLMGVRVLVDSVRDCYAALGTLHSRWNPLPGRFKDYIAMPKFNMYQSLHTTVIGPGGKPVEIQIRTHEMHRRAEYGVAAHWKYKDQPNRTAQGPGSPRDGDMGWLRSLVDWQQETSDPGEFLDSLRYEINAREVFVFTPKGEVMALPAGSTPVDFAYAVHTEVGHRTIGARVNGKLVPLNSELNHGDWVEIFTSKAEGAGPSQDWQHFVKSARARNKIRQWFTKERREEAIDRGKDMLTRAMRKQNLPLQRLMTHDALSAVAEAFHYVDISGLYAGVGDGHTSAQSVMEKLVEHLGGQETPDEDLEEVSIPTQVAKSKFSDSGVIVRGVGDVWVKLARCCTPVPPDPILGFVTRGSGVSVHRTDCTNVSGLRDQPDRIVEVEWAPTQSSVFLVEIQVEALDRKSLLSDVTRILSENHVNILAASVHTSSDRVAISKFAFEMGDPKYLHHVLNAVRRIDGVFDVYRTTGNKRRS; the protein is encoded by the coding sequence GTGGAAGAACGTGCGACGTCGGCACCACCGGCGGGCGGGGACGATGGCCGCAACGCTGTGGCCGTCCCGGCAACAAGCGTGTCCGAAAAGGCCGTTGAAGCAGTGCCGATCGACACTCCTGGCGTTCGCCCCACATTCCCGGGGCGAAGGGAACGCACGCGCTCACGCCTGGCCCGCCTGACCGGCCGGGGTGTAGCGCCGTATTCACCCATCCTTGAGCCGCTGCTCAGGACCGTCAGGGCCAACAATCCCAAAGAGGATTTTGACCTCATCCAACGTGCTTTCACGGTTGCGGAGCGCAGTCACCAAGGACAAAAGCGCAAGAGCGGTGACCCGTACATCACCCACCCGGTAGCGGTGGCCACCATCCTCGCCGAACTGGGAATGACCGGCACCACCCTGGCAGCAGCGTTGCTGCACGACACGGTTGAAGACACCCCCTACACCTTGAACGACCTCACCAGGGATTTCGGTCCCGAGGTAGCCATGTTGGTGGATGGCGTCACCAAGCTGGACAAGGTCAGCTTCGGCGAGGCAGCGCAATCGGAAACTGTCCGCAAAATGGTCGTGGCCATGGCCAAGGACATCCGGGTACTGATGATCAAGCTGGCCGACCGCCTCCACAATGCGCGGACATGGCGGTTCGTTTCCGCGGAGTCATCGTCTCGCAAGGCCCGTGAGACACTCGAAATTTTCGCCCCGCTGGCCCATCGATTGGGCATGAACACCATCAAGTGGGAACTCGAAGATCTTTCCTTCGCCGCTCTTTACCCCAAGGTGTATGAGGAAATCGTGCGGATGGTGGGCGACAGGACGCCCGAACGCGAGAAGAGCCTGAGCGTCATCCGGAACCAGATCGCCGATGACCTGCGCACGTCCCGGATCAAGGCCACCATCACCGGCCGGCCCAAGCATTATTACTCGATCTACCAAAAGATGATCGTCAGGGACAAGGACTTTGACGACATCAACGACCTCATGGGCGTCCGGGTGCTGGTGGACTCTGTCCGCGACTGCTACGCGGCACTTGGCACGCTCCACTCGCGGTGGAACCCCCTCCCCGGGCGGTTCAAGGACTACATCGCCATGCCCAAGTTCAACATGTACCAGTCGCTTCACACCACGGTGATTGGTCCCGGCGGCAAGCCTGTGGAAATCCAGATCCGCACGCATGAGATGCACCGGCGCGCTGAATACGGTGTGGCCGCGCACTGGAAGTACAAGGACCAGCCCAACCGGACGGCCCAGGGCCCCGGAAGCCCCCGCGACGGTGACATGGGGTGGCTGCGTTCACTGGTGGATTGGCAGCAGGAAACCTCTGATCCCGGAGAGTTCCTGGATTCCCTGCGCTATGAGATCAATGCGCGTGAGGTCTTCGTTTTCACCCCCAAGGGCGAGGTCATGGCCTTGCCAGCGGGATCCACGCCGGTGGACTTCGCCTATGCAGTCCACACCGAGGTGGGACATCGGACCATCGGTGCCCGCGTCAACGGCAAGCTGGTCCCGCTGAACAGTGAGCTCAACCATGGTGACTGGGTGGAGATCTTCACCTCCAAGGCCGAAGGTGCCGGCCCCAGCCAGGACTGGCAGCACTTCGTCAAGTCGGCCAGGGCCAGGAACAAGATCCGTCAGTGGTTCACCAAGGAGCGCCGCGAAGAAGCGATCGATCGTGGAAAGGACATGCTCACCCGCGCCATGCGGAAGCAGAACCTTCCCCTGCAGCGGCTGATGACCCACGATGCTTTGTCTGCTGTGGCCGAGGCCTTCCACTACGTTGACATCTCCGGCCTCTACGCCGGAGTGGGCGACGGGCACACGTCGGCCCAGTCCGTCATGGAGAAGCTCGTGGAGCACCTGGGCGGCCAAGAGACTCCGGATGAGGACCTGGAAGAGGTCAGCATCCCCACGCAGGTGGCCAAGTCGAAGTTCTCCGACTCCGGCGTCATCGTTCGCGGTGTAGGGGATGTGTGGGTCAAGTTGGCCCGCTGTTGCACCCCCGTTCCGCCGGATCCCATCCTGGGTTTCGTTACCCGCGGCTCGGGTGTCTCCGTGCACCGAACGGACTGCACCAACGTGTCCGGGCTCCGGGATCAACCGGACCGCATCGTTGAAGTCGAGTGGGCTCCCACCCAGTCCAGCGTGTTCCTGGTGGAAATCCAGGTGGAAGCATTGGACCGCAAGTCCCTCTTGTCCGACGTCACCCGGATCCTCTCCGAAAACCACGTCAACATCCTTGCTGCCTCTGTTCACACGTCCAGCGACCGGGTGGCGATTTCCAAGTTTGCCTTCGAGATGGGCGATCCAAAGTACCTGCACCACGTCCTTAACGCTGTCCGACGCATCGACGGAGTCTTTGACGTCTACCGGACAACAGGGAACAAGCGCCGCAGCTAG